One Mycolicibacterium pulveris genomic region harbors:
- a CDS encoding lysophospholipid acyltransferase family protein — protein sequence MWYWLFKYIFMGPLLSLLGRPKVQGLENVPQSGPAILASNHLAVADSFYLPLVVSRRITFLAKAEYFTGTGIKGWFTRWFYTVAGQVPIDRTDADSAQSALDTAARILSEGKLLGMYPEGTRSPDGRLYKGKTGLARLALQTGVPVIPVAMIGTDVVNPPGTKMWRFGRVQVKFGKPMDFSRFEGMAGNRFIERAVIDEVMYELMRLSGQEYVDLYAADVKEGKADENAKPSARMPEVAAG from the coding sequence ATGTGGTATTGGCTGTTCAAGTACATCTTCATGGGACCCTTGCTGTCGTTGTTGGGTCGGCCCAAAGTGCAAGGGCTGGAGAATGTTCCGCAGTCAGGCCCGGCCATCCTCGCCAGTAACCACCTCGCGGTGGCGGACAGCTTCTACCTCCCGCTGGTGGTCAGCCGCCGGATCACGTTCCTGGCCAAGGCCGAGTACTTCACCGGAACCGGTATCAAAGGGTGGTTCACCAGGTGGTTCTACACCGTGGCCGGCCAGGTGCCCATCGACCGGACCGACGCCGACAGCGCCCAGAGCGCGCTGGACACGGCGGCACGCATCCTGAGTGAGGGCAAGCTGCTCGGCATGTACCCCGAGGGCACCCGGTCGCCCGACGGCCGCCTGTACAAAGGCAAGACGGGGCTCGCGCGGTTGGCCCTGCAGACCGGTGTTCCGGTGATCCCGGTGGCGATGATCGGCACCGACGTCGTCAACCCGCCGGGGACCAAGATGTGGCGGTTCGGCCGCGTCCAGGTCAAGTTCGGCAAGCCGATGGACTTCAGCCGGTTCGAGGGCATGGCCGGTAACCGGTTCATCGAGCGCGCCGTGATCGACGAGGTGATGTACGAGCTCATGCGCCTGTCCGGGCAGGAATACGTCGACCTCTACGCCGCCGACGTCAAAGAAGGCAAGGCGGACGAAAACGCCAAACCCTCGGCGCGGATGCCGGAAGTAGCCGCCGGCTAG
- a CDS encoding glycosyltransferase 87 family protein: MRIRRSPGGAGWGPTLTWRLFQLLTVAALGWAGWRLLGGMPYRIDVDVYRMGGQAWLDGRALYADGAMFHTRGGLDLPFTYPPLAAIVFSPFALLSLELAGVAITITTLALLIVATTIVLTGLNVWPRSSVSAEPAWLRRAWLAAAVVAPAVIYLEPIRSNFDFGQINVVLMTLVIADCVPRKTPWPRGMLLGLAIALKLTPAVFLLYFLLRRDTRALLVSAATAVAATLVGFAFAWRDSIEYWTETVRNTDRIGTATLNTNQNIAGALARLGLGEGVRFVLWTLACFAVLALTVWAARRVLKAEPVLAVICVAMFGLVVSPVSWSHHWVWALPTVLVTGVVAYRRRHAALAVVALAGLALMVWTPIPLMPEHHETAAPLWRQLAGGSYVWWAIAVIVAAGTVSAHRQPRGSVLAEQATPPVPAVN; the protein is encoded by the coding sequence ATGAGGATTCGGCGGTCGCCCGGCGGGGCTGGTTGGGGGCCAACGCTCACCTGGAGGCTTTTTCAGCTGCTCACCGTGGCGGCCTTGGGGTGGGCAGGCTGGCGGCTGCTGGGCGGGATGCCCTACCGCATCGACGTCGACGTGTACCGGATGGGCGGACAGGCCTGGCTGGACGGCCGGGCGTTGTACGCCGATGGCGCGATGTTCCACACCCGGGGCGGGCTGGACCTGCCGTTCACCTATCCCCCGCTGGCCGCGATCGTGTTCTCTCCGTTCGCCCTGCTGTCGCTCGAGCTGGCCGGCGTCGCGATCACGATTACCACGCTGGCCCTGCTGATCGTCGCGACGACGATCGTGCTGACCGGCCTCAACGTATGGCCGCGGAGTTCGGTGAGCGCCGAGCCGGCGTGGCTGCGCCGGGCGTGGTTGGCGGCGGCGGTGGTGGCGCCCGCGGTGATCTACCTCGAGCCGATCCGGTCGAATTTCGACTTCGGCCAGATCAACGTGGTGCTGATGACGTTGGTGATCGCCGACTGTGTGCCCCGCAAGACCCCGTGGCCGCGAGGCATGCTGCTCGGCTTGGCGATCGCGCTCAAGCTCACCCCCGCGGTGTTCCTGCTGTACTTCCTGCTGCGCCGCGACACCCGGGCGTTGCTCGTCAGCGCCGCCACCGCCGTCGCCGCCACGCTCGTCGGCTTCGCGTTCGCCTGGCGCGACTCGATCGAGTACTGGACCGAGACCGTGCGCAACACCGACCGCATCGGCACCGCGACGCTGAACACGAATCAGAACATCGCGGGTGCGCTGGCCCGGCTGGGGTTGGGCGAGGGCGTCCGGTTCGTGCTGTGGACCTTGGCGTGCTTCGCGGTGTTGGCGCTGACGGTGTGGGCGGCGCGACGGGTGCTCAAAGCCGAGCCGGTGCTCGCGGTGATCTGCGTGGCGATGTTCGGCCTGGTGGTGTCGCCGGTGTCGTGGTCGCACCACTGGGTGTGGGCCCTGCCGACCGTGTTGGTGACCGGCGTGGTGGCCTATCGTCGGCGGCACGCCGCCCTGGCCGTGGTCGCCCTGGCCGGGCTGGCCCTGATGGTGTGGACGCCGATCCCGCTGATGCCCGAACACCACGAGACCGCGGCCCCGCTGTGGCGCCAGCTCGCCGGCGGTTCCTATGTGTGGTGGGCGATCGCGGTGATCGTCGCGGCGGGCACGGTCTCCGCGCACCGCCAACCGCGCGGTTCGGTGCTCGCGGAGCAGGCCACCCCGCCGGTGCCCGCGGTGAACTAG
- a CDS encoding polyadenylate-specific 3'-exoribonuclease AS translates to MRYFYDTEFIDDGRTIELISIGVVAEDGREYYAVSTEFDEARAGSWVRKHVLPKLPSPSSAVWRSRRQIRSDLEDFFGLDGDEPIELWAWVGAYDHVVLCQLWGPMTELPPTMPRFTRELRQLWEDRGSPPLPPRAGDAHDALVDARDNLLRFRVITEGPGSR, encoded by the coding sequence GTGCGCTATTTCTACGACACCGAGTTCATCGACGATGGCAGGACCATCGAGCTGATCTCGATCGGTGTCGTGGCCGAGGACGGGCGTGAGTACTACGCCGTCTCAACTGAATTCGATGAGGCACGCGCGGGCAGTTGGGTCCGCAAGCATGTGCTGCCCAAGCTGCCGTCGCCGTCGTCCGCGGTATGGCGGTCACGACGGCAGATCCGCTCCGATCTGGAGGACTTCTTCGGCCTCGACGGTGACGAACCGATCGAGCTGTGGGCCTGGGTCGGGGCCTACGACCATGTGGTGTTGTGCCAGCTGTGGGGCCCGATGACCGAGCTGCCGCCGACGATGCCGCGGTTCACCCGCGAACTGCGCCAGTTGTGGGAGGACCGGGGTTCGCCGCCGCTGCCGCCGCGGGCGGGCGACGCCCACGACGCCCTGGTCGACGCGCGAGACAACCTGCTGCGGTTCCGGGTGATCACCGAGGGCCCGGGGAGCCGGTAA
- a CDS encoding class II 3-deoxy-7-phosphoheptulonate synthase translates to MNWTVDIPIDQLPVLPPLPDDLRRRLDAALAKPAVQQPSWDPDQAKTMRTVLESVPPVTVPAEVERLKGLLADVARGEAFLLQGGDCAETFVNNTEPHIRANIRTLLQMAVVLTYGASVPVVKMARIAGQYAKPRSSDIDALGLKSYRGDMVNGFAPEAAAREHDPSRLVRAYANASAAMNLVRALTSSGLASLHQVHDWNREFVRTSPAGARYEALAGEIDRGLTFMSACGVDDRNLQTAEIYASHEALVLDYERAMLRLSTEDAEGTVGEHSPKLYDLSAHYLWIGERTRQLDGAHIAFAEVIANPVGVKIGPTMTPELAVEYVERLDPNNVPGRLTLVTRMGNNKVRDVLPPIIEKVQATGHQVIWQCDPMHGNTHESSNGYKTRHFDRIVDEVQGFFEVHRALGTHPGGIHVEITGENVTECLGGAQDISDTDLAGRYETACDPRLNTQQSLELAFLVAEMLRD, encoded by the coding sequence GTGAACTGGACCGTCGACATCCCCATCGACCAGCTGCCTGTGCTGCCGCCGCTCCCCGATGACCTGCGGCGACGGCTGGACGCCGCGCTGGCCAAGCCGGCGGTGCAGCAACCCAGCTGGGACCCGGACCAGGCCAAGACCATGCGCACGGTGTTGGAGAGCGTCCCGCCGGTGACGGTGCCCGCCGAGGTCGAGCGGCTCAAGGGCCTGCTCGCCGACGTGGCCCGCGGCGAGGCGTTCCTGCTGCAGGGCGGCGACTGCGCCGAGACCTTCGTGAACAACACCGAGCCGCACATCCGGGCCAACATCCGCACGCTGCTGCAGATGGCGGTGGTGTTGACCTACGGCGCCAGCGTTCCGGTGGTCAAGATGGCCCGGATCGCGGGGCAGTACGCCAAGCCGCGGTCCTCCGATATCGACGCGCTCGGGTTGAAGTCCTACCGCGGCGACATGGTCAACGGCTTCGCGCCGGAGGCCGCCGCCCGCGAGCACGACCCGTCGCGGCTGGTGCGCGCCTACGCCAACGCCAGCGCCGCGATGAACCTGGTGCGGGCGCTGACCTCGTCGGGGTTGGCCTCGCTGCACCAGGTGCACGACTGGAACCGCGAGTTCGTCCGCACCTCGCCGGCGGGCGCCCGCTACGAGGCCCTGGCGGGCGAGATCGATCGCGGGCTGACGTTCATGAGCGCGTGCGGTGTGGACGACCGTAACCTGCAGACCGCCGAGATCTATGCCAGCCACGAGGCGCTGGTGCTGGATTACGAGCGCGCGATGCTTCGGTTGTCCACCGAGGACGCCGAGGGCACGGTCGGGGAGCATTCCCCCAAGCTCTACGACCTGTCGGCGCACTACCTGTGGATCGGGGAGCGGACCCGCCAGCTCGACGGTGCGCACATCGCGTTCGCCGAGGTCATCGCCAATCCGGTCGGCGTCAAGATCGGCCCGACGATGACGCCGGAACTGGCCGTCGAGTACGTCGAGCGCCTCGACCCGAACAACGTGCCCGGCCGGTTGACGTTGGTGACCCGGATGGGCAACAACAAGGTCCGGGACGTCCTGCCGCCGATCATCGAGAAGGTGCAGGCCACCGGCCACCAGGTGATCTGGCAGTGCGACCCGATGCACGGCAACACCCACGAGTCGTCCAACGGGTACAAGACCCGCCACTTCGACCGCATCGTCGACGAGGTGCAGGGATTCTTCGAGGTGCACCGCGCGCTGGGCACCCATCCCGGCGGCATCCACGTCGAGATCACCGGCGAGAACGTGACCGAGTGCCTTGGTGGGGCGCAAGACATCTCCGACACCGACCTGGCGGGCCGCTACGAGACCGCCTGCGACCCCCGGCTCAACACGCAGCAGAGCCTGGAGTTGGCGTTCCTGGTCGCCGAGATGCTGCGCGACTAG
- a CDS encoding protein kinase domain-containing protein, giving the protein MSSVEANPQVDPLAGTVLDGRYRVDTIIATGGMSAVYRGLDLRLDRPVAVKIMDSRYAGDAQFLTRFQREARAVARLSDPGLVAVYDQGLDGQQPFLVMELVEGGTLRELLRERGPMPPHAAAAVLAPVLGGLAVAHRAGLVHRDIKPENVLISDDGDVKIADFGLVRAVAEAKITSTSVILGTAAYLSPEQVATGNAGPRSDVYAVGVLLYELLTGVTPFTGDSALAVAYQRMDNDVPAPSTVIAGVPTQFDELVLHATAREPAQRYADAGDMADELAAVVDELGLPPFRVPAPRNSAQHASAALHHSRFAATEVTAGPPTPGAPAPRQRTREFTRDDLMPVEPEYRPVTGQFAGIDLDEFYWARQRAKRAGWFWLLTVLTLTGLTAAAAWTLGTNISVLL; this is encoded by the coding sequence ATGTCTTCGGTGGAAGCCAACCCGCAGGTGGATCCCCTCGCCGGGACCGTGCTGGACGGTCGGTACCGGGTCGACACGATCATCGCCACCGGAGGCATGTCGGCGGTCTACCGCGGCCTGGATCTGCGCCTCGACCGGCCCGTCGCGGTGAAGATCATGGACTCCCGCTACGCCGGCGACGCCCAGTTCCTCACCCGCTTCCAGCGTGAGGCGCGTGCGGTGGCGCGGCTCAGCGACCCTGGCCTGGTGGCCGTGTACGACCAAGGCCTCGACGGTCAGCAACCGTTTCTGGTCATGGAGCTCGTCGAGGGCGGCACGTTGCGGGAACTGCTGCGCGAGCGCGGCCCGATGCCGCCGCACGCCGCGGCGGCGGTGCTGGCGCCGGTGCTCGGCGGCTTGGCCGTCGCCCACCGGGCCGGGCTGGTCCACCGCGACATCAAACCCGAGAACGTGCTGATCTCTGATGACGGCGATGTCAAGATCGCCGACTTCGGCCTGGTGCGGGCGGTGGCCGAAGCCAAGATCACCTCGACGAGCGTGATCCTGGGGACGGCGGCGTACCTGTCGCCGGAACAGGTCGCCACCGGCAATGCGGGACCACGCAGCGATGTGTACGCCGTCGGCGTCCTGCTCTATGAGCTGCTCACCGGCGTCACCCCGTTCACCGGTGACAGCGCCCTGGCCGTGGCATATCAGCGGATGGACAACGACGTTCCCGCACCCAGCACCGTGATCGCGGGTGTGCCAACACAATTCGACGAGCTGGTCCTGCACGCCACCGCCCGCGAGCCGGCGCAGCGATACGCGGACGCCGGAGATATGGCCGACGAACTTGCGGCCGTCGTCGACGAACTCGGGCTGCCGCCGTTCCGGGTGCCGGCGCCGCGCAACTCGGCCCAGCACGCGTCGGCGGCGCTGCACCACAGCCGGTTCGCGGCCACCGAGGTCACCGCCGGGCCACCCACGCCGGGCGCGCCTGCACCGCGGCAGCGCACCCGCGAGTTCACCCGCGACGACCTGATGCCCGTGGAGCCCGAATATCGGCCTGTCACAGGGCAATTCGCCGGTATCGACCTCGACGAGTTCTACTGGGCCCGGCAGCGCGCCAAGCGAGCCGGGTGGTTCTGGCTGCTCACGGTGTTGACGCTCACCGGCCTGACCGCGGCTGCGGCGTGGACGCTGGGCACCAATATCTCGGTACTTCTCTGA
- a CDS encoding helix-turn-helix domain-containing protein, which translates to MSTIPAAEDVLDPDEAVYDLPEVADLLGIPVSKVHQHLKEGHLIGVRRNGKVVVPKIFFDHTGHVVKCLSGLIVVLQDGGYHETEIMRWLFTADPSLTIRRDGSTENQLNARPVDALHSHQAREVVRRAQAMAY; encoded by the coding sequence GTGAGCACCATTCCGGCTGCCGAAGATGTTCTCGATCCCGACGAAGCCGTATATGACCTGCCCGAGGTCGCCGATCTGCTCGGGATACCGGTGTCCAAAGTGCACCAGCACCTCAAGGAGGGCCACCTGATCGGCGTGCGGCGCAACGGCAAGGTGGTCGTGCCGAAGATCTTCTTCGACCACACCGGCCATGTGGTCAAGTGCCTGAGCGGGCTGATCGTCGTGCTGCAGGACGGCGGATATCACGAGACCGAGATCATGCGCTGGCTGTTCACTGCCGACCCGTCGCTGACCATCCGCCGTGACGGCAGCACCGAGAACCAGCTCAACGCTCGGCCGGTTGACGCGCTTCATTCTCACCAGGCCCGTGAGGTGGTTCGCCGGGCCCAGGCGATGGCGTACTGA
- a CDS encoding alpha-(1->6)-mannopyranosyltransferase A, with protein sequence MTTPTSTHPPRSGVAQHISRLVSFATSPQAQSARLGFVGAVMIAAGGLGAGSTRLHDPLLESLHLSWLRFGHGLVLSSVLLWGGVALMLAAWLWLGRRVIGRTTTEYTMIATTGFWLAPLLLSVPLFSRDTYSYLAQGALLRDGLDPYAVGPVDNPNSLLDNVSPIWTTTTAPYGPGFILIAKFVTQLVGEDIVAGTMLLRLCMLPGLALLIWAAPRVARHVGADGPTALWICVLNPLVIIHLMGGVHNEMLMVGLMMAGIALSLKGHHGWGVSLIAAAVAVKATAGLALPFMVWVWARDLQSRRGYGALKAFIVATVASAVVFVAVFAIVSLIAGVGLGWLTALAGSVKIINWLTVPTAAANLINVIGSLVVPVNFYAVLDITRIIGIAIIAVSLPLLWWRFRHTDREALLGIAWVMVVVVLFVPAALPWYYTWPLAVVAALAQSRQAIAVIAGLSTWITVVWKPDGAHGMYSWTHVLLATACAAVAWYVLYRTPDRPRRRAVSTPSPGPGEPPHGPGENEARQPAER encoded by the coding sequence ATGACAACTCCGACATCGACACACCCGCCCAGAAGCGGGGTCGCACAACACATTTCCCGACTGGTTTCGTTCGCGACGTCACCGCAGGCCCAGTCGGCACGGTTGGGCTTTGTGGGCGCGGTGATGATCGCGGCGGGCGGGCTCGGCGCAGGCAGCACCCGGCTGCACGATCCGCTGCTGGAATCGCTTCACCTGTCGTGGCTGCGCTTCGGGCACGGGCTGGTGCTGTCGTCGGTGCTGTTGTGGGGCGGCGTGGCATTGATGCTGGCGGCGTGGCTGTGGCTGGGCCGCCGCGTGATCGGGCGCACCACAACCGAATACACGATGATCGCCACGACGGGGTTCTGGCTGGCGCCGCTGCTGTTGAGCGTTCCCCTGTTCAGCAGGGACACCTATTCGTACCTGGCCCAGGGTGCGCTGCTGCGGGACGGGCTCGATCCCTATGCGGTCGGCCCCGTCGACAACCCGAATTCGTTGCTGGACAACGTGAGCCCGATCTGGACGACGACGACGGCGCCGTACGGGCCCGGCTTCATCCTGATCGCCAAGTTCGTCACGCAGCTGGTCGGCGAAGACATCGTCGCGGGCACGATGCTGCTGCGGCTGTGCATGCTGCCCGGTCTGGCGCTGCTGATCTGGGCGGCGCCGCGGGTGGCCCGTCATGTCGGCGCCGACGGCCCGACCGCGCTGTGGATCTGCGTACTCAACCCGCTGGTGATCATCCACCTGATGGGCGGCGTGCACAACGAGATGCTGATGGTCGGACTGATGATGGCAGGCATCGCGTTGTCGCTGAAGGGCCACCACGGCTGGGGGGTCAGCCTGATCGCCGCTGCGGTCGCGGTGAAAGCCACCGCGGGCCTGGCTCTGCCGTTCATGGTGTGGGTATGGGCGCGTGACCTTCAGTCCAGGCGCGGCTACGGCGCGCTCAAGGCCTTCATCGTGGCCACGGTGGCGTCCGCGGTGGTCTTCGTCGCGGTGTTCGCGATCGTGTCGCTGATCGCCGGGGTCGGGCTGGGCTGGCTGACCGCCCTCGCGGGCTCGGTGAAGATCATCAACTGGCTGACCGTCCCGACCGCGGCGGCCAATCTCATCAACGTCATCGGCAGCCTGGTCGTCCCGGTGAACTTCTACGCCGTGCTCGACATCACCAGGATCATCGGTATCGCGATCATCGCCGTCTCACTTCCGTTGTTGTGGTGGCGTTTTCGCCATACCGACCGGGAGGCCCTGCTCGGCATCGCCTGGGTGATGGTCGTCGTGGTGTTGTTCGTGCCCGCGGCGTTGCCCTGGTACTACACCTGGCCGTTGGCGGTGGTGGCGGCGCTGGCTCAGAGCCGCCAGGCGATCGCGGTCATCGCGGGGTTGTCGACGTGGATCACCGTGGTCTGGAAGCCCGACGGGGCGCACGGAATGTACTCGTGGACACACGTCCTGCTGGCCACCGCTTGCGCCGCGGTGGCGTGGTACGTGCTCTATCGCACGCCCGACCGGCCGCGACGGCGGGCGGTCAGTACGCCATCGCCTGGGCCCGGCGAACCACCTCACGGGCCTGGTGAGAATGAAGCGCGTCAACCGGCCGAGCGTTGA
- the idsA2 gene encoding bifunctional (2E,6E)-farnesyl/geranyl diphosphate synthase, whose amino-acid sequence MHTAAPSAAQLAGAVTEQLRQVLAERAEDGAYMGAAYGELTAALEEFVLRGGKRLRPAFAYWGWRAVADRRDDPLDPRVLRLFSALELLHACALVHDDVIDASATRRGQPTVHRMFADRHRNAGWHGSAEQFGMSAAILLGDLALVWADDIVATVDLPADAQRRVRQVWAAIRSEVLVGQYLDIVTEASGADTVESAMTVNLYKTASYTISRPLQLGVAAAADRPEVLAAFHEMGTNLGVAFQLRDDVLGIFGDPAVTGKPSGDDLRSGKRTVLLAEAIELAEKNDPAAAAQLRAAIGTELSDVEVKELCQTIESVGALAAVEHRIDELTQRALEILDTAPIDEHAKAGLSELTRLAANRSA is encoded by the coding sequence GTGCACACAGCGGCACCGTCGGCCGCGCAGTTAGCCGGCGCCGTCACCGAGCAGCTGCGGCAGGTGCTGGCCGAACGCGCCGAGGACGGCGCCTACATGGGCGCCGCCTACGGCGAACTGACCGCCGCCCTGGAGGAATTCGTGCTGCGCGGCGGTAAGCGGCTGCGGCCCGCCTTCGCCTACTGGGGCTGGCGTGCGGTCGCCGATCGCCGCGACGACCCGCTCGACCCGCGGGTGCTGCGATTGTTCTCCGCGCTCGAACTGCTGCACGCCTGCGCGCTGGTGCACGACGACGTCATCGACGCCTCGGCGACGCGCCGCGGCCAGCCCACGGTGCATCGGATGTTCGCCGACCGGCACCGCAACGCCGGCTGGCACGGCTCCGCTGAGCAGTTCGGGATGTCGGCGGCCATCCTGCTCGGCGACCTCGCGCTGGTGTGGGCCGACGACATCGTCGCAACGGTGGACCTGCCTGCCGATGCGCAGCGACGGGTGCGCCAGGTGTGGGCCGCGATCCGGTCGGAGGTGCTCGTCGGCCAGTACCTCGACATCGTCACCGAGGCCAGCGGCGCCGACACGGTGGAGTCGGCGATGACGGTCAACCTGTACAAGACCGCCTCCTACACGATTTCGCGGCCGCTGCAGCTCGGCGTGGCCGCGGCCGCCGACCGGCCCGAGGTCCTCGCGGCCTTTCACGAGATGGGCACCAACCTCGGTGTCGCGTTCCAGCTGCGCGACGACGTCCTCGGCATCTTCGGCGATCCGGCAGTCACCGGGAAACCCTCGGGTGACGATCTGCGGTCGGGCAAGCGCACCGTGCTGTTGGCCGAGGCGATCGAGTTGGCCGAGAAGAACGATCCGGCCGCGGCCGCACAGTTGCGGGCCGCGATCGGCACCGAACTGTCCGACGTCGAGGTCAAAGAGCTGTGCCAGACGATTGAGTCGGTGGGTGCGCTGGCCGCCGTCGAGCACCGGATCGACGAGCTCACCCAACGGGCTTTGGAGATCCTGGACACCGCACCGATCGACGAACACGCCAAAGCCGGTCTGTCCGAGCTCACCAGATTGGCCGCGAACCGGTCCGCATAG
- a CDS encoding LppM family (lipo)protein — MLLLVVLPTAVGCVRVRTSLTVSPDDRVSGQIVAAAKPRNADDKGPQLLNNLPFANKVAVSEYERDDYVGSRAVFSDLTFAEVPQLANMNRDAAGVDISLRRAGDLVILEGRADLTSLNDPEADVSLSVSFPGEVTSTNGEQVSTEIVEWKLRPGVVSTMNAQARYTDPSARSFTGAAIWLGLGSLLVAGIIGALAYMNRDQSPRVGERRQ; from the coding sequence ATGTTGTTGCTCGTGGTGTTGCCGACAGCGGTCGGATGTGTCCGGGTCCGGACCTCGCTCACCGTCTCCCCCGACGACCGGGTGTCCGGGCAGATCGTCGCGGCGGCCAAGCCCCGCAACGCCGACGACAAGGGCCCGCAGTTGCTCAACAACCTGCCGTTCGCCAACAAGGTGGCGGTCTCGGAGTACGAGCGCGACGACTACGTGGGCTCGCGGGCGGTGTTCTCCGACCTGACGTTCGCCGAGGTGCCGCAACTGGCCAACATGAACCGCGACGCCGCCGGTGTCGACATCTCGTTGCGCCGCGCCGGCGATCTGGTGATCCTCGAGGGCCGCGCCGACCTCACCTCGCTCAACGATCCGGAAGCCGACGTGTCGTTGTCCGTGTCGTTTCCCGGCGAGGTGACCTCGACCAACGGTGAGCAGGTCTCCACCGAGATCGTCGAGTGGAAACTGCGCCCGGGCGTGGTCAGCACGATGAACGCCCAGGCGCGCTACACCGATCCCAGTGCCCGCTCGTTCACGGGCGCCGCGATCTGGCTTGGCTTGGGATCGTTGCTGGTGGCGGGCATCATCGGCGCGCTGGCCTACATGAACCGCGACCAGTCCCCCCGCGTCGGCGAACGCCGGCAGTAG
- a CDS encoding GNAT family N-acetyltransferase gives MATFLIDLSPSDMQRRLGDALAVYVDAMRYPRGTEAQRASMWLEHTRRQGWKAVAAVEVPDQNAGRGTAPDTAVLASAPMLGIAYGYCGAPDQWWQQQVVAGLHRVGADRSRISELMTSYFELTELHIHPRAQGRGLGEALARRLLAGRDESHVLLSTPEINGEANRAWRLYRRLGFTDVIRGYHFAGDPRAFAILGRSLPL, from the coding sequence TTGGCGACATTTCTCATCGATCTGTCGCCGAGCGATATGCAACGCCGGCTCGGTGACGCGCTTGCCGTGTACGTCGACGCGATGCGGTATCCGCGGGGCACAGAGGCGCAGCGCGCGTCGATGTGGCTTGAGCACACCCGCAGGCAGGGCTGGAAGGCCGTTGCCGCGGTCGAAGTCCCTGACCAGAACGCCGGACGCGGAACGGCGCCGGACACCGCCGTGCTGGCGTCGGCGCCGATGCTGGGCATCGCGTACGGCTACTGCGGCGCCCCCGACCAGTGGTGGCAGCAGCAGGTCGTGGCCGGTCTGCACCGGGTGGGGGCGGACCGCTCACGGATCTCCGAGCTGATGACGAGCTACTTCGAGCTCACCGAGCTGCACATCCACCCGCGCGCCCAAGGCCGCGGTCTCGGTGAGGCGTTGGCGCGCCGGCTGCTGGCCGGCCGCGACGAGTCTCACGTGCTGTTGTCCACACCCGAGATCAACGGCGAGGCGAACCGCGCCTGGCGGCTCTACCGCCGGCTGGGCTTCACCGACGTCATCCGGGGTTACCACTTCGCGGGGGATCCGCGGGCATTCGCGATCCTCGGCCGGTCACTACCGTTGTGA
- a CDS encoding DUF3040 domain-containing protein: MPLSDHEQRMLDQIESALYAEDPKFASSVRGGTLRAPSARRRLQGAALFVVGLALLVSGVAFPATQISGFPILSVLGFVVMFGGVVFAITGPRIVGGRDRAPEVGAQRQKRVRGSGGSFTSRMEDRFRRRFDE; the protein is encoded by the coding sequence ATGCCACTCTCCGATCATGAGCAGCGCATGCTCGACCAGATCGAGAGCGCGCTCTACGCCGAGGACCCCAAGTTCGCGTCGAGCGTTCGTGGTGGGACTCTGCGAGCTCCCTCGGCGCGGCGCCGGCTGCAGGGCGCTGCGCTCTTCGTGGTCGGGCTGGCACTGCTGGTCTCGGGCGTCGCGTTTCCCGCCACGCAGATCAGCGGGTTTCCGATTCTCTCCGTTCTCGGCTTCGTGGTGATGTTCGGCGGCGTGGTGTTCGCCATCACCGGCCCGCGCATCGTCGGAGGCCGAGACCGCGCTCCCGAGGTGGGCGCACAACGCCAGAAGCGGGTCAGGGGTTCGGGCGGGTCGTTCACCAGCCGGATGGAAGACCGCTTCCGTCGCCGGTTCGACGAATAG
- the mraZ gene encoding division/cell wall cluster transcriptional repressor MraZ — protein MFLGTYTPKLDDKGRLTLPAKFRDALAGGLMVTKSQDHSLAVYPRAEFEKLARRASQATRSNPEARAFLRNLAAATDEQHPDAQGRITLSADHRRYANLSKECVVIGAVDYLEIWDSAAWQEYQQTHEENFSAATDEALHDII, from the coding sequence ATGTTTCTCGGCACCTACACGCCGAAGCTCGACGACAAGGGGCGGCTCACGCTGCCCGCCAAATTCCGCGACGCGCTGGCAGGAGGGTTGATGGTCACCAAGAGCCAAGATCACAGCCTTGCCGTCTATCCGCGCGCCGAGTTCGAGAAACTGGCACGACGAGCGTCGCAGGCAACGCGGAGCAACCCGGAAGCCCGTGCGTTCCTGCGAAACCTCGCCGCGGCCACCGACGAACAGCACCCCGACGCACAAGGCCGAATCACGCTGTCGGCCGACCACCGTCGCTACGCGAACCTGTCCAAGGAATGCGTGGTGATCGGGGCGGTCGACTACCTGGAGATCTGGGATTCAGCGGCATGGCAGGAGTACCAGCAGACCCACGAAGAGAACTTCTCAGCGGCCACCGATGAAGCTCTGCACGACATCATCTGA